A stretch of the Agromyces larvae genome encodes the following:
- a CDS encoding CDP-glycerol glycerophosphotransferase family protein produces the protein MGLRTDARRAVKLARSILRNRRAQRDLQARLAMQAPLEPHRFKIGVYFADGKVNLYQLRQWYKPLAELAETYPVVILSRASGAALALLDESPLPVAYVRRVADLERVIHEQDLHIVFYVNQNAKNFQMMRYGRRWHVFINHGESDKMYMTTNQFKAYDYALIAGDAARARLDKVLWDYDFDKRAIPIGRPQADHYLDGRELPYPADGREVVLYAPTWEGDRAAAAYGSIASHGVDLVNALLASGRHRVIYRPHPRSGVVGDAYAAANRAIIAALEAANVADPAAHHIFDDGPDLGWQLAAADVAIVDISAMVYDRLAAGKPLLITKPVAREAQIDTGGYLQACEWLEAGPDASPAADRGAAMLARVDEVAHDAEALSRLQYWVTRYFGDTTPGVTTARFHAAVDHLMAEWERFAALHAGDPDLDDHDTEGERAEQAGEPEEDLAG, from the coding sequence ATGGGACTCCGGACGGACGCGCGTCGCGCGGTGAAGCTCGCGCGGAGCATCCTGCGCAACCGCAGGGCGCAGCGCGACCTCCAGGCGCGGCTCGCGATGCAGGCGCCGCTCGAGCCGCACCGCTTCAAGATCGGCGTGTACTTCGCCGACGGCAAGGTGAACCTCTACCAGTTGCGGCAGTGGTACAAGCCGCTGGCCGAGCTCGCTGAGACGTATCCGGTCGTGATCCTGAGCCGTGCGTCGGGTGCGGCGCTCGCGCTGCTCGACGAGTCGCCGCTGCCGGTCGCGTACGTGCGACGCGTCGCAGACCTCGAGCGGGTCATCCACGAGCAGGACCTGCACATCGTGTTCTACGTGAACCAGAACGCGAAGAACTTCCAGATGATGCGCTACGGGCGTCGCTGGCACGTGTTCATCAACCACGGCGAGTCCGACAAGATGTACATGACCACCAACCAGTTCAAGGCGTACGACTACGCGCTCATCGCGGGCGATGCAGCGCGGGCCCGCCTCGACAAGGTGCTCTGGGACTACGACTTCGACAAGCGCGCCATCCCGATCGGGCGGCCGCAGGCCGACCACTACCTCGACGGCCGCGAGCTTCCGTACCCCGCCGACGGGCGCGAAGTCGTGCTCTACGCCCCCACGTGGGAGGGCGACCGCGCCGCCGCTGCGTACGGGTCGATCGCATCGCACGGCGTCGACCTCGTGAACGCGCTGCTCGCGAGCGGTCGGCATCGCGTGATCTACCGTCCGCACCCCCGGTCGGGCGTCGTCGGCGACGCCTATGCGGCGGCGAACCGGGCGATCATCGCCGCGCTCGAGGCCGCGAACGTCGCCGACCCTGCGGCGCACCACATCTTCGACGACGGACCCGACCTGGGCTGGCAGCTCGCTGCCGCCGACGTCGCGATCGTCGACATCTCGGCGATGGTCTACGACCGGCTCGCGGCCGGCAAGCCGCTGCTCATCACGAAGCCGGTTGCGCGCGAGGCGCAGATCGACACCGGTGGGTACCTCCAGGCGTGCGAGTGGCTCGAGGCCGGGCCGGATGCTTCGCCAGCCGCCGACCGCGGCGCCGCGATGCTCGCCCGCGTCGACGAGGTCGCCCATGATGCCGAGGCGCTGTCGCGGCTGCAGTACTGGGTGACCCGGTACTTCGGCGACACGACGCCCGGGGTCACGACCGCGCGGTTCCACGCCGCGGTCGACCACCTGATGGCTGAGTGGGAGCGGTTCGCCGCGTTGCACGCCGGCGACCCCGACCTGGATGACCACGACACCGAGGGTGAGCGCGCCGAGCAGGCGGGGGAGCCCGAGGAGGATCTGGCGGGGTAG